A single Klebsiella variicola DNA region contains:
- the gltX gene encoding glutamate--tRNA ligase, with product MKIKTRFAPSPTGYLHVGGARTALYSWLFARNHGGEFVLRIEDTDLERSTPEAIEAIMDGMNWLNLQWDEGPYYQTKRFDRYNNVIDEMLEAGTAYKCYCSKERLEALREEQMANGEKPRYDGRCRHSHEHHADDEPCVVRFANPQEGSVIFDDQIRGPIEFSNQELDDLIIRRTDGSPTYNFCVVVDDWDMAITHVIRGEDHINNTPRQINILKALNAPVPVYAHVSMINGDDGKKLSKRHGAVSVMQYRDDGYLPEALLNYLVRLGWSHGDQEIFTREEMIEFFSLGAVSKSASAFNTDKLLWLNHHYINTLPAEYVATHLQWHIEQENIDTRNGPQLAELVKLLGERCKTLKEIAQSCRYFYEEFAEFDADAAKKHLRPVARQPLEVVRDKLAAIGDWTAENVHHAIQATADELEVGMGKVGMPLRVAVTGAGQSPALDVTVHAIGKSRSVERINKALAFIAEREGQAS from the coding sequence ATGAAAATCAAAACTCGCTTCGCGCCAAGCCCAACAGGCTATCTGCACGTTGGCGGTGCGCGTACTGCTCTCTATTCCTGGCTTTTTGCTCGTAACCACGGCGGTGAGTTTGTGCTGCGTATTGAAGACACCGATCTCGAACGCTCCACCCCGGAAGCAATTGAAGCCATCATGGATGGCATGAACTGGCTGAATCTGCAATGGGATGAGGGCCCTTATTACCAGACCAAACGTTTCGACCGTTATAACAACGTGATCGATGAGATGCTGGAAGCTGGCACCGCTTATAAATGTTATTGCTCGAAAGAGCGTCTGGAAGCGCTGCGCGAAGAGCAAATGGCGAACGGTGAGAAGCCGCGTTACGATGGCCGCTGCCGCCATAGCCACGAGCATCATGCCGACGATGAGCCGTGCGTGGTGCGTTTCGCCAACCCGCAGGAAGGGTCGGTGATCTTTGACGATCAGATCCGCGGACCTATCGAGTTCAGCAACCAGGAGCTGGACGATCTGATCATTCGTCGTACCGATGGTTCCCCGACCTATAACTTCTGCGTGGTGGTAGATGACTGGGATATGGCGATCACCCATGTGATCCGTGGTGAAGATCATATCAACAACACACCGCGCCAGATCAACATCCTCAAAGCGCTGAATGCGCCGGTGCCGGTTTACGCCCACGTGTCGATGATCAACGGCGATGACGGTAAAAAACTGTCCAAACGCCACGGTGCGGTGAGCGTGATGCAGTATCGTGACGACGGCTACCTGCCGGAAGCGCTGCTTAACTATCTGGTACGTCTGGGGTGGTCCCATGGCGATCAGGAGATCTTCACCCGCGAAGAGATGATCGAGTTCTTTTCGCTGGGGGCGGTCAGCAAATCCGCGAGTGCGTTCAACACCGACAAACTGCTGTGGCTGAACCATCACTACATCAATACGCTGCCGGCGGAATACGTGGCGACGCATCTGCAGTGGCACATCGAGCAGGAAAATATCGATACCCGTAATGGCCCACAGCTGGCCGAGCTGGTGAAACTGCTGGGCGAGCGTTGCAAAACGCTGAAAGAGATTGCTCAGAGCTGCCGCTACTTCTATGAAGAGTTCGCTGAGTTCGACGCCGATGCGGCGAAGAAACATCTGCGTCCGGTGGCGCGTCAGCCGCTGGAAGTGGTTCGCGACAAGCTGGCGGCGATCGGCGACTGGACAGCGGAAAACGTCCACCATGCAATTCAGGCAACCGCTGATGAGCTGGAAGTCGGCATGGGTAAAGTCGGCATGCCGCTGCGCGTGGCGGTTACCGGGGCAGGGCAGTCTCCTGCGCTTGACGTCACCGTCCACGCTATCGGTAAATCCCGTAGCGTTGAGCGTATCAACAAAGCGCTGGCTTTTATCGCTGAACGTGAAGGTCAGGCGTCCTGA
- a CDS encoding YfeC-like transcriptional regulator: protein MLKERMTPEEIAHLTGYSRQTINKWVRKEGWQTSPRPGVQGGKARLVHVNEQVREFIRSAQRVAETPGAYSTHDSDLESLLLTLSKELTPSEQKQLMSLLLREGITGLLLRLGIRDR, encoded by the coding sequence ATGCTCAAGGAACGAATGACACCTGAAGAAATCGCCCACCTGACCGGCTATAGTCGGCAAACCATCAATAAATGGGTGCGGAAAGAAGGCTGGCAAACCTCTCCGCGGCCTGGCGTCCAGGGTGGCAAAGCGCGGCTGGTCCATGTCAATGAGCAAGTCAGGGAGTTTATCCGCAGCGCTCAGCGCGTGGCAGAGACACCAGGCGCCTATTCTACCCACGACAGCGATCTGGAATCGCTGCTGCTGACCCTTAGCAAAGAGCTCACTCCCAGCGAGCAGAAGCAGCTGATGTCGCTGTTGCTGCGCGAAGGGATCACCGGGTTACTGCTTCGGTTAGGGATCCGCGATCGGTAA
- a CDS encoding bile acid:sodium symporter family protein has protein sequence MKLFRILDPFTATLVTVVLLASFFPARGAFVPFFEHLTTAAIALLFFMHGAKLSREAIIAGGSHWRLHLWVMCSTFILFPVLGVLFAWWAPVNVDPMLYSGFIYLCILPATVQSAIAFTSLAGGNVAAAVCSASASSLLGIFVSPLLVGVLMNLHGAGGSLEQVGKIMLQLLLPFVLGHLSRPWIGNWVAKHKKWIGKTDQTSILLVVYSAFSEAVVNGIWHKVGLGSLLFIVVVSLVLLAIVIAVNVFVARRCGFNKADEITIVFCGSKKSLANGIPMANILFPTSILGIMVLPLMIFHQIQLMVCAVLARRYKQQTDARLAEEKANAAKA, from the coding sequence ATGAAACTTTTCCGCATTCTCGATCCGTTTACGGCAACCCTGGTCACCGTTGTCCTGCTGGCCTCATTCTTCCCCGCCCGTGGCGCTTTCGTTCCCTTCTTTGAACATCTGACCACCGCCGCCATTGCCCTGCTGTTTTTTATGCACGGCGCTAAACTCTCCCGGGAAGCGATTATCGCCGGCGGCAGCCACTGGCGTTTGCATCTGTGGGTGATGTGCAGCACCTTTATTCTCTTCCCGGTACTCGGGGTTCTGTTTGCCTGGTGGGCGCCGGTGAATGTCGATCCGATGCTCTACAGCGGCTTTATCTATCTGTGCATTCTGCCGGCCACCGTGCAATCCGCTATCGCCTTTACCTCACTGGCCGGAGGCAACGTCGCGGCGGCGGTGTGCTCAGCCTCGGCCTCCAGCCTGCTGGGGATCTTTGTTTCACCCCTGCTGGTTGGCGTCCTGATGAACCTTCATGGCGCAGGCGGCAGCCTCGAGCAGGTCGGTAAAATCATGCTGCAGCTGCTGCTGCCTTTCGTACTCGGTCACTTATCACGGCCGTGGATCGGCAACTGGGTGGCGAAGCATAAGAAGTGGATTGGTAAGACCGACCAGACCTCGATTCTGCTGGTGGTTTACTCCGCCTTTAGCGAGGCAGTGGTGAATGGCATCTGGCATAAAGTCGGTCTGGGATCGCTGCTGTTTATCGTGGTGGTCAGCCTGGTGCTGCTGGCCATTGTCATCGCCGTTAACGTGTTCGTCGCCCGCCGCTGCGGCTTTAACAAAGCCGATGAGATTACCATCGTCTTTTGCGGTTCGAAAAAGAGTCTGGCCAACGGCATCCCGATGGCCAATATTCTCTTCCCGACCTCCATCCTCGGCATCATGGTGCTGCCGCTGATGATCTTCCACCAAATCCAGCTGATGGTCTGCGCGGTGCTGGCGCGGCGCTACAAGCAGCAAACCGATGCGCGTCTCGCTGAGGAAAAGGCCAACGCCGCCAAAGCTTAA
- a CDS encoding MerR family transcriptional regulator, whose product MMKLKDKMTPAELADCLGLARQTINRWVRQQKWRTEAIPGVKGGRARLVVIDKPVLEFLTNAPARRHLFTDNHLAESPGAYLVNEADVVWRQITETLQLMTPAEQLQLRDLLAREGISGFLARLGIASPV is encoded by the coding sequence ATGATGAAACTGAAAGATAAAATGACACCCGCAGAGCTCGCCGACTGCCTGGGACTGGCCAGACAAACGATCAATCGCTGGGTTCGCCAGCAAAAATGGCGCACGGAAGCGATACCCGGCGTCAAAGGAGGACGCGCGCGACTGGTGGTCATCGACAAACCGGTGCTCGAATTTCTGACCAATGCGCCTGCCAGGCGCCATCTGTTTACCGACAATCATTTGGCGGAATCGCCCGGCGCTTATCTGGTCAATGAGGCTGACGTGGTCTGGCGGCAAATCACGGAAACCCTGCAACTGATGACTCCGGCCGAACAGCTACAGCTTCGCGATCTGCTGGCCCGGGAAGGGATTAGCGGCTTTCTTGCCCGCCTCGGCATCGCCAGCCCGGTGTAA
- a CDS encoding LysR family transcriptional regulator, whose protein sequence is MNYSLRQLKVFVTVARARSFSRAGEMIGLSQSAVSHSVKELEHQTGVRLLDRTTREVVLTEAGQQLAGRLERLLDELTITLRDAGRVGQQMSGTVKVAASQTISAHLIPQCIAHSNRRYPDIDFVLHDRPQQWVLESIRHGEVDFGIVIDPGPAADLQCEVVLAEPFLLLCREDHPFAGLTEVPWQALQDERLILQDYASGSRPLIDAALSRLAIRANIVQEIGHPATLFPMVESGIGISVLPALALPLPQGSHLTVKRLTPVMERQLMLACRKNRSLSTAAQALWEIVREEGANLTAARVEDPLYQR, encoded by the coding sequence ATGAATTACTCTCTGCGTCAGTTAAAAGTATTCGTCACCGTCGCCCGGGCCAGAAGCTTCAGCCGGGCAGGGGAGATGATTGGCTTAAGTCAGTCGGCCGTCAGCCATAGCGTCAAAGAGCTGGAGCATCAGACCGGCGTCCGGCTACTCGACCGTACCACTCGCGAAGTCGTGCTCACCGAAGCGGGTCAGCAGCTGGCGGGGCGGCTGGAGCGTTTGCTCGATGAGTTGACGATTACCCTGCGCGACGCCGGGCGCGTCGGCCAGCAGATGAGCGGTACCGTCAAGGTCGCCGCCAGTCAGACGATTTCCGCCCACCTGATTCCGCAGTGTATTGCTCACAGCAACCGTCGTTATCCAGATATCGATTTTGTGTTGCACGATCGGCCCCAGCAGTGGGTGCTGGAGAGTATTCGCCATGGGGAAGTGGATTTCGGCATTGTGATCGACCCCGGCCCGGCGGCAGATCTGCAGTGTGAAGTGGTCCTGGCGGAACCTTTTTTGCTGCTCTGCCGGGAGGATCATCCTTTTGCCGGCCTGACGGAGGTGCCGTGGCAAGCGCTGCAGGATGAGAGACTGATCCTGCAGGACTATGCCTCCGGCAGCCGTCCGCTGATTGATGCGGCCCTTAGCCGGCTGGCTATCCGGGCGAACATTGTGCAGGAGATTGGTCACCCGGCAACGCTGTTTCCGATGGTAGAGTCGGGAATTGGCATCAGCGTTCTGCCGGCGCTGGCGCTGCCGTTACCGCAGGGGAGCCATCTGACGGTGAAGCGGCTGACCCCGGTGATGGAGCGGCAGTTGATGCTGGCATGCCGGAAAAATCGCTCGCTGTCGACCGCCGCTCAGGCGTTATGGGAAATTGTGCGTGAAGAAGGGGCAAATTTAACCGCTGCGAGGGTGGAAGATCCGCTGTATCAGCGCTGA